From Candidatus Thermoplasmatota archaeon, a single genomic window includes:
- a CDS encoding HEPN domain-containing protein: MNTLDTALLALKRSDRWIESARRALPDSRWDDAVYSAQMCSEHAAKAVLISLGIDFPKQHDVSDVFVTLKDRRDLPSDFRGKVEDMVEKLASLAAERALAGYGFEEGVGVEYFKDVAPGAIEDAEFILRNCEELVVKTFGVKKESG; this comes from the coding sequence TTGAACACTCTCGACACAGCCCTTCTCGCTCTCAAGCGATCCGATAGATGGATCGAGAGCGCAAGGAGGGCTCTTCCCGATTCCAGATGGGACGACGCTGTCTACTCGGCCCAAATGTGCTCCGAGCACGCTGCGAAGGCCGTCTTAATCTCCTTGGGGATAGACTTCCCAAAACAGCATGATGTCTCAGACGTCTTCGTGACGTTGAAGGATAGGAGGGATCTGCCTTCCGATTTCCGGGGGAAGGTTGAGGACATGGTAGAGAAGCTGGCGAGCTTGGCGGCGGAGAGGGCTCTCGCGGGGTACGGCTTCGAGGAGGGCGTGGGCGTGGAGTACTTCAAGGATGTCGCGCCTGGTGCGATTGAGGATGCCGAGTTCATCCTTCGGAACTGCGAGGAGCTCGTCGTCAAGACCTTTGGAGTGAAGAAGGAGTCGGGCTGA